The following proteins are co-located in the Solea senegalensis isolate Sse05_10M linkage group LG12, IFAPA_SoseM_1, whole genome shotgun sequence genome:
- the LOC122778615 gene encoding transmembrane O-methyltransferase homolog encodes MTVEMWLLAVSAPLLPAIVAVSSRYGDKVSTLCHRAVAWLLRLVRGGVCARRTHAFVFSSCTHGNVHSVLETFDLYADTHASAAIGPETGEVLDDVVKRVRPSRVLELGTHCGYSSVRVLRLLPPAGRLVTVELDPLTADLGEEIILVAGFKHAQFQVLTSSSAEVIPTLHSVLEPAQKSSDGFSLVLMDHDAQQFLPDLLALEEEELLCSSGCSVLLINRRQRAEDLREILDHVRVRPDCFCVKMERPCVVEIFYQKDKAGL; translated from the exons atgacCGTTGAAATGTGGCTGCTTGCCGTTTCGGCGCCGCTGCTTCCCGCCATCGTCGCCGTGTCCAGTCGCTACGGCGACAAAGTTTCCACGCTGTGTCACCGAGCTGTGGCCTGGCTGCTGAGGTTGGTGCGAGGCGGCGTGTGCGCGAGGAGGACACACGCCTTTGTCTTCTCCAGCTGCACACACGGCAACGTCCACAGCGTCCTGGAGACCTTTGACCTCTATGCTGACACTCACGCCTCTGCAGCCATTGGTCCAGAGACTG GTGAGGTGTTGGATGACGTGGTAAAGCGTGTCCGTCCGTCCCGAGTGTTGGAGCTGGGGACGCACTGTGGCTACAGCTCAGTCCGCGTGCTGcgtctgctgccccctgctggcagaCTGGTCACAGTGGAGCTGGACCCTCTCACAGCAGATTTGGGAGAGGAGATCATCCTGGTGGCAGGTTTCAAACACGCTCAG TTCCAGGTGTTGACGTCCAGCTCAGCTGAGGTCATCCCCACACTGCACTCAGTCCTGGAACCCGCTCAGAAGAGCAGTGATGGCTTCAGCCTGGTGCTCATGGACCACGATGCACAGCAGTTTCTCCCAGACCTGCTGGctctggaggaagaggagctgcTCTGCTCCTCCGGCTGCTCCGTCCTGCTGATCAACAGGAGACAAAGAGCCGAGGATCTCAGGGAAATCCTGGATCATGTCAGAGTGAGACCGGACTGCTTCTGCGTGAAGATGGAGCGTCCGTGCGTCGTGGAAATCTTTTACCAGAAGGACAAGGCAGGATTATAA